From Arachis stenosperma cultivar V10309 chromosome 2, arast.V10309.gnm1.PFL2, whole genome shotgun sequence, one genomic window encodes:
- the LOC130962117 gene encoding heme-binding-like protein At3g10130, chloroplastic: MMSLYKGFKATSYSYPNQHLSVLLFLQLQSHHQHTLFRSVSAMGLIFGKIAVETPKYEVVKSTQDYEIRKYAPSVVAQVTYDPSLPQFKGNKDGGFMVLANYIGALGNPQNTKPEKIAVTAPVITKDTTGEKIAMTAPVVTKDGSGGDGDGGEAKKMVTMQFILPSVYEKAEDAPKPIDEKVEIKEEGERKYGVVKFSGVASDGVVNEKVEKLKGCLERDGYKVIGDFLLARYNPPWTIPMFRTNEVMIPVE; the protein is encoded by the coding sequence ATGATGTCCCTATATAAAGGATTCAAGGCCACATCTTATTCttacccaaatcaacatctctcCGTGTTATTATTCTTGCAATTACAATCTCATCATCAACATACCCTTTTTCGTTCTGTTTCCGCTATGGGATTAATATTTGGAAAAATTGCTGTTGAGACACCAAAGTATGAAGTAGTGAAATCTACACAAGACTATGAAATCCGAAAATATGCACCATCAGTGGTGGCTCAAGTCACGTATGATCCATCATTGCCACAGTTTAAGGGTAACAAAGATGGTGGATTCATGGTTCTTGCAAACTACATTGGTGCCTTAGGGAACCCACAGAACACAAAGCCTGAAAAGATTGCCGTGACTGCGCCAGTTATAACAAAGGACACCACCGGCGAGAAGATTGCTATGACTGCCCCAGTTGTAACCAAAGATGGCAGTGGTGGCGACGGCGATGGCGGTGAAGCCAAGAAGATGGTTACCATGCAGTTTATTTTGCCATCTGTATATGAGAAAGCTGAGGATGCACCAAAGCCTATTGATGAGAAGGTTGAGATCAAGGAAGAGGGAGAGAGGAAGTATGGTGTGGTGAAGTTTAGTGGAGTTGCATCAGATGGGGTTGTGAATGAGAAAGTTGAGAAGCTGAAGGGGTGTTTGGAGAGAGATGGGTATAAGGTGATTGGGGATTTCTTGTTAGCTAGGTACAATCCACCATGGACAATACCTATGTTTAGGACTAATGAGGTTATGATACCAGTTGAGTAA
- the LOC130962118 gene encoding protein transport protein yos1 codes for MGFWTLLEGFLLFANALAILNEDRFLARRGWTLAEMTGPQRNSLKGQVLGLIYACQFLRLPLIVLNVIIIIVKLFSG; via the coding sequence ATGGGGTTTTGGACCTTGTTGGAAGGTTTTCTTCTCTTTGCAAATGCATTGGCAATACTAAATGAAGATAGATTCCTTGCTAGAAGAGGGTGGACATTGGCAGAAATGACAGGCCCTCAGAGAAATTCCCTTAAAGGACAAGTCTTGGGACTCATATATGCATGTCAATTTTTAAGACTCCCCCTTATAGTTTTGAATGTCATAATTATTATAGTGAAGCTCTTCTCTGGATGA